Proteins co-encoded in one Bremerella sp. TYQ1 genomic window:
- a CDS encoding ABC transporter permease produces the protein MLGLRIWKLGIKSLLLHPMRSLLTILGIFIGVASVIWLLAISEGISAKAQQQIEKLGAENIIVRTVKPPSEAMSEQRGPLTYGLKRDDWKLLDETLHSVETATPIREIRRQFRRGPNQIHGRLVGCTPAYARLNHLEVQPRRGHFITDVEVEEKSNVCVLAAEVADTLFGFEKPIGKTVHVNDDIYTVVGVLKPKAATAAVGGSLSGQSFDKDVYVPISTLWQRIGDHIVTIEGGTFSSEIVELNQVTLKIAESEQVMNTAELVRESLEHHNTMRDVSVVVPLELLEQARQTKFMFMVFMGLIAAISLLVGGIGIMNIMLATVTERTREIGIRRALGAKRGDIIRQFLVETIVLSVVGGLTGVLGGLLCIPAVDFARFLANSYDPAMVAQLPDSIRDVRPQIVPLSIPLAFGISVVVGVVFGLYPASRAADLDPIEALRAAN, from the coding sequence ATGCTTGGGCTACGAATTTGGAAACTTGGAATCAAAAGTCTGCTGCTGCACCCGATGCGGTCGCTGCTGACGATTCTTGGTATTTTCATCGGCGTCGCAAGCGTGATCTGGCTGTTAGCAATCAGCGAAGGAATAAGCGCAAAGGCTCAGCAGCAAATTGAAAAACTGGGCGCCGAGAACATTATCGTTCGCACCGTGAAGCCTCCTTCGGAAGCGATGTCCGAACAACGCGGGCCGCTGACGTATGGCTTGAAGCGGGACGACTGGAAGCTCTTAGATGAAACGCTGCACTCGGTCGAGACGGCAACACCAATTCGCGAGATTCGACGTCAGTTCCGTCGTGGACCGAATCAAATTCATGGGCGTCTTGTCGGGTGCACGCCGGCCTATGCACGGTTGAATCATCTGGAAGTTCAACCTCGCCGAGGTCACTTCATTACCGATGTCGAAGTCGAAGAAAAGTCGAACGTCTGCGTGTTGGCTGCCGAAGTCGCCGACACGCTGTTTGGTTTTGAAAAGCCAATCGGCAAAACGGTTCATGTGAACGACGACATCTACACAGTTGTCGGGGTGCTGAAACCGAAGGCTGCAACCGCCGCTGTCGGTGGTAGTTTGTCTGGGCAATCGTTCGACAAGGATGTTTACGTACCGATCAGTACGCTGTGGCAGCGGATCGGAGATCATATTGTGACGATCGAAGGGGGAACGTTTTCAAGCGAAATCGTCGAACTCAATCAGGTCACGCTGAAGATCGCCGAGTCGGAACAAGTCATGAACACGGCCGAATTAGTTCGGGAAAGTCTCGAGCATCACAACACGATGCGTGATGTTTCGGTGGTTGTTCCGCTAGAACTGCTGGAGCAGGCCCGGCAGACCAAATTCATGTTTATGGTATTCATGGGCCTGATCGCTGCGATCTCGCTGTTGGTGGGTGGTATCGGCATCATGAATATCATGCTGGCAACGGTCACCGAGCGTACGCGCGAAATTGGTATTCGCCGAGCCTTGGGGGCCAAACGGGGGGATATCATTCGCCAGTTCCTCGTTGAAACCATTGTGCTATCGGTGGTGGGTGGGCTGACTGGGGTGTTGGGCGGTTTGTTGTGTATTCCAGCGGTCGATTTTGCTCGATTCCTGGCCAATTCGTACGATCCTGCGATGGTGGCCCAGTTACCAGACTCGATCCGCGACGTGCGACCTCAGATCGTGCCACTATCGATTCCATTGGCGTTCGGTATCTCCGTGGTCGTCGGGGTCGTCTTTGGGCTCTATCCGGCAAGTCGTGCGGCAGATCTCGATCCGATCGAAGCGCTGCGAGCCGCCAACTAA
- a CDS encoding HlyD family efflux transporter periplasmic adaptor subunit: MASNTSSSLCLSRGFATSRNRRARRGYFAKAAVVCLVIAGAAGYYFYSSGKKAPVIEDEMFHQASLGNFVHDVVEKGEVESARNVDVMSVVRGYRDLNSFEILWVIEEGKMVEPGDVLVRLDSAALEEEAKLQRLDLSGSVAGLSKAQNELEAAQIAMKEYVDGLFVQEKQELEAEITFAEETLRRAEEYYAYSSRLAAKGFVTSLQLEGDKFAVRKAELERDNAKLKLQVLIEQTKEKKIKELESAIGVAKADLESAKERNSIEQKRLDFFLEQIKNCTITAPASGQVVYANERGNREASEFIVEPGSSVRERQTIIRLPDYSAMQVHVLINESRVALVDAGMKATITLDAFDGVSLAGTVTKVNEYPEPISRFGAQVKRYAAVVTIDGTPRQIKPGLTANVAIHVEKQDNVLMVPVQAVFPYGDDYYCMVRAGEEIEPRKVDVGSNNNRFVVINGGLKQGEFVSLSPRRLVDSVEMPELSPEQLNPQDDANGAPSESGPQKSPGESGPANQGTQLVDKVLQNFDANNDGILSTEELSANGGEQYVSADQNGDGQVQREELIAATSSNEALEEDPVRIAEDQSPQPVGGAQ; the protein is encoded by the coding sequence ATGGCTAGCAATACGTCTAGTTCGCTTTGTTTATCTCGAGGTTTCGCCACTTCTCGCAATCGTCGCGCCCGGCGTGGCTATTTTGCGAAGGCGGCCGTTGTATGTCTCGTGATTGCTGGGGCCGCAGGATACTACTTCTATTCCAGCGGCAAAAAAGCCCCTGTCATCGAAGACGAAATGTTCCATCAGGCTTCGCTGGGAAACTTTGTCCACGATGTCGTTGAGAAGGGTGAAGTCGAGAGCGCCCGAAACGTCGACGTGATGTCGGTCGTTCGAGGCTATCGTGATCTCAACAGCTTTGAAATCTTGTGGGTGATCGAAGAAGGCAAAATGGTCGAGCCAGGCGACGTGCTGGTTCGTCTCGATTCTGCGGCACTTGAAGAAGAAGCCAAGCTGCAGCGTCTCGATCTTAGTGGCTCGGTGGCTGGTTTGTCCAAAGCCCAGAACGAGTTGGAAGCCGCTCAGATTGCGATGAAGGAATACGTCGATGGGCTGTTTGTCCAAGAGAAGCAAGAGCTGGAAGCGGAAATCACCTTCGCCGAGGAAACGCTCCGCCGTGCTGAAGAATACTACGCTTACAGTTCGCGTCTCGCTGCGAAAGGCTTCGTGACTTCGCTGCAGTTGGAAGGTGATAAGTTTGCCGTTCGTAAGGCCGAACTCGAACGCGATAATGCCAAGCTGAAGTTGCAAGTTCTCATCGAGCAGACCAAGGAAAAGAAGATCAAAGAGCTGGAAAGCGCGATCGGTGTCGCCAAGGCGGATCTCGAATCGGCCAAAGAACGAAACTCGATCGAGCAGAAACGACTCGACTTTTTCCTTGAACAAATCAAGAACTGCACGATCACTGCTCCAGCGTCAGGCCAAGTTGTTTACGCCAACGAACGTGGTAACCGTGAAGCATCGGAGTTCATTGTCGAGCCAGGTTCTTCGGTTCGTGAACGCCAAACGATTATTCGACTGCCGGACTACAGCGCGATGCAGGTTCACGTTCTGATCAACGAATCGCGTGTCGCACTGGTCGACGCCGGCATGAAGGCGACCATCACGCTTGATGCTTTCGATGGCGTGTCGCTTGCCGGTACGGTCACTAAGGTGAACGAATACCCGGAACCGATCAGTCGTTTCGGAGCTCAGGTCAAGCGTTACGCTGCAGTGGTGACCATCGACGGAACGCCACGGCAGATCAAGCCAGGTTTGACGGCAAACGTGGCCATTCATGTTGAAAAGCAAGACAACGTATTGATGGTACCTGTTCAAGCGGTCTTCCCTTACGGCGACGACTACTACTGTATGGTTCGAGCCGGCGAAGAGATCGAGCCACGCAAAGTCGACGTTGGGTCGAACAACAATCGATTTGTCGTGATCAACGGTGGTTTAAAGCAAGGCGAGTTCGTCTCGTTGAGCCCGCGACGCTTGGTTGACTCGGTCGAGATGCCAGAGCTTTCGCCTGAACAGTTGAATCCTCAAGATGACGCTAACGGTGCCCCTAGCGAAAGTGGTCCGCAGAAAAGCCCTGGGGAATCAGGCCCTGCTAATCAGGGCACGCAGCTGGTTGACAAAGTTTTGCAAAACTTTGATGCGAACAACGACGGAATCCTCTCGACCGAGGAACTCTCGGCCAACGGTGGTGAACAATATGTCAGCGCTGATCAAAATGGCGACGGACAAGTTCAACGCGAAGAATTGATTGCGGCAACGAGCTCCAACGAAGCCCTTGAGGAAGATCCTGTCCGCATTGCAGAGGATCAGTCGCCACAACCTGTGGGAGGCGCTCAGTGA
- a CDS encoding ABC transporter ATP-binding protein, which translates to MNYATRVVDLKKIYHLKGETVHALRGINFDVPEGDYVSIMGTSGSGKSTLLNMLGCLDRPTSGQVVLGGRDTSTLTDDQLSQLRASRIGFVFQSYNLIQQLTVIENIEVPLFYRGQVTAADHKRARELARMVGLGDRMGHRPTQLSGGQQQRVAVARSLINNPDYILADEPTGNLDSRTTEEILQLFETLNDQGRTIILVTHEDDVSQHAKRAIRLMDGGIQEDRQVEDRRSANAVGTMDTSALNLM; encoded by the coding sequence GTGAATTACGCCACGCGCGTAGTTGACCTCAAGAAGATCTACCACCTCAAAGGCGAAACGGTTCACGCACTGCGAGGGATTAATTTTGATGTTCCCGAGGGTGACTACGTTTCCATCATGGGAACTTCCGGCTCCGGCAAGAGTACCTTGCTGAACATGCTGGGGTGTCTCGATCGTCCTACCTCGGGACAAGTTGTCCTGGGTGGCCGTGACACAAGCACGCTGACCGACGATCAGCTTTCGCAGCTGCGTGCCTCTCGCATTGGTTTCGTCTTTCAGTCTTACAACTTAATTCAACAGTTGACGGTGATCGAGAACATCGAGGTGCCGTTGTTCTATCGCGGGCAAGTCACCGCGGCGGATCACAAACGAGCCCGGGAATTGGCACGCATGGTAGGGCTCGGCGACCGAATGGGGCATCGACCGACGCAGCTTTCCGGGGGGCAGCAACAGCGTGTTGCTGTAGCGCGAAGCCTGATCAATAACCCTGACTATATCCTTGCCGACGAACCGACGGGTAACCTCGACTCGCGAACGACCGAGGAAATCCTGCAGCTGTTTGAAACGCTCAATGATCAAGGACGAACCATCATCCTGGTCACCCACGAAGATGATGTGTCGCAGCATGCCAAGCGGGCCATTCGTCTGATGGACGGTGGGATTCAAGAGGATCGCCAGGTCGAAGACCGACGCTCGGCCAACGCCGTGGGGACGATGGACACTTCAGCATTGAATTTGATGTAA
- a CDS encoding DNA topoisomerase IV subunit A: MAKKKAPKKKAAPKTETKGKVDLSKKDVYTMKQLVGLADSVVAAAGRVRDPKMDIPTRSLSNVRYNKSQRIIEMGKNTTGRQLFNLNQAKSYMQTMLVGSGCKRLIEEGKSTSIRGLYYLLKHTIAGTKEETFADQAESDPIIEDVEVLLNVLREELHLYAQKKGDMVGNIVLRDKGDEIDCSRMGSGGYGIPSIVEPETIEFVKCEADFVLHVEKGTVWQRFNEDKFWRTHNCILTHGGGQPSRGVRRLLSRLNNELNLPIYCVLDNDPWGYYIYSVIKQGSINLAYESKRMAVPDAKFIGLRSIDYERCNLSPSVQIALNDSDRKRAKQIASYPWFEHKKTWQKEIQKMLENGFKLEVEALISQGVSYVTEEYVPARLAERSWLD, translated from the coding sequence ATGGCCAAGAAGAAAGCCCCCAAGAAGAAGGCGGCACCCAAGACGGAAACCAAGGGGAAGGTTGATCTTAGCAAAAAAGATGTCTACACCATGAAGCAGTTGGTCGGTTTGGCCGACAGCGTGGTGGCGGCAGCTGGTCGTGTCCGTGATCCGAAGATGGACATTCCGACACGAAGCCTCTCGAACGTGCGATACAACAAATCGCAGCGTATCATCGAGATGGGAAAGAACACGACCGGTCGGCAGTTGTTCAACTTGAACCAGGCCAAAAGCTATATGCAGACCATGCTGGTTGGCAGCGGCTGCAAGAGGCTGATCGAAGAAGGCAAGTCGACCAGCATTCGAGGTCTCTATTACCTGCTCAAGCATACCATCGCTGGGACGAAGGAAGAGACATTTGCTGATCAGGCCGAAAGCGATCCGATTATCGAAGACGTCGAGGTCTTGCTGAACGTCCTTCGCGAGGAGTTGCACTTGTACGCCCAAAAGAAAGGGGACATGGTCGGCAACATTGTCCTACGTGACAAAGGGGACGAGATCGACTGTTCGCGGATGGGGAGCGGCGGCTACGGGATTCCATCGATCGTCGAGCCGGAAACGATCGAGTTTGTAAAGTGCGAAGCCGATTTTGTCCTGCATGTCGAAAAAGGTACGGTCTGGCAGCGTTTCAACGAAGACAAGTTCTGGAGAACGCACAACTGTATCTTGACGCACGGCGGCGGTCAGCCATCTCGTGGTGTTCGCCGGCTTCTGTCTCGTTTGAATAACGAATTGAACCTGCCGATTTACTGCGTGCTCGATAATGATCCCTGGGGGTATTACATCTACAGCGTGATCAAGCAAGGGTCGATCAATCTGGCTTACGAGTCAAAACGGATGGCTGTTCCGGATGCCAAGTTCATCGGGCTGCGGTCGATCGACTATGAACGCTGCAATCTTTCGCCAAGTGTTCAGATCGCGTTGAACGATTCTGATCGCAAGCGAGCCAAACAAATTGCCAGCTATCCCTGGTTCGAGCATAAAAAGACTTGGCAAAAGGAAATCCAGAAGATGCTCGAAAACGGCTTTAAGTTGGAAGTGGAAGCGTTGATTAGCCAAGGGGTGAGTTACGTTACTGAAGAGTACGTTCCGGCTCGCCTGGCAGAACGCTCTTGGCTTGACTAA
- a CDS encoding TolC family protein: MRIKTNRNRTALRRTAQPSCWIALMLLMSALFVVGCHSPGFYRIQADDEAYMLVTEKNQDPRWHLDRITIEPSPESRMFDPFNPDCPPMPLDDPASNQYMHVVDHKDAYWGWEKDGVTDEVANPNWMAYLPLSEEGDLVLNVDRAVEIARVNSPTYQRELEDLYLSALDVSFERFRFDAQFFGGYEVFYTADGPVRGGGDSSSLLEANTRSIQMEKLFATGGQLVVGFANSMMWEFSGPNTDSVNSLIDFSLVQPLLRGGGRKVVLENLTQQERDLLASVRDMERFNQAFYLDIVAGRGLTSGPPFSGGVPSTGPTGSFGAGGYYGLLQRQQTIRNQESNIASLRSSLAQLEALFEAGRIDSFQVELTRQSLFQTQSSLLSNKTTLANSLDQFKIDMGLPPELNIQLERDPFFDQFNLIDPAFTPVTNKLNDIQITVGNSIIEVLPDPEQLDPNQPEPVLVWDEQVEARLKAVQTLTQQLKVILQLVEEDFFPLVEQDVDRLEAALPSRIEDLGEITDKLAGYSENVQDETVSGGVLSTKRLEELPPQLRDVLSDLKVRFAQHNTILDQINQNVGQLIQNGPSLPSKQLYEEARLAVFDPVPDEITTLISDVLGLSLVQARARAETVTLVPVDISSETALDVARVYRLDWMNAQAAYVDSWRNIQVVANDLMSDLDIVFTGELGNIGDNPVKFNSDNGRLRAGLEWDAPLTRLVERNNYRRAQIQYQRTRRDYYQFRDFISQGLRDTIRTLDLNRINFELRRAAVQVAIAQVERTQLRLQEPAKPNQNNQQFDSSTARDLLNALDSLLSAQNDFLSVGVNYEVLRRGLDIDMGTVQLDERGIWVDPGPIEGSYWEDKLQEMQLDHEIPELSEMSDLDSGVPEDINTPQELGPLEMEGAPPVELPPPAEGLQPAEAQPLMPNLEPPK, from the coding sequence ATGCGAATCAAAACCAATCGAAATCGTACCGCACTCCGCCGCACGGCTCAGCCTTCGTGCTGGATCGCCTTGATGCTTTTAATGAGTGCGTTGTTTGTTGTGGGCTGCCACTCCCCGGGCTTCTATCGCATTCAAGCAGATGACGAAGCCTACATGCTGGTCACCGAGAAAAACCAAGACCCACGGTGGCATCTCGATCGGATCACGATCGAGCCAAGTCCTGAATCTCGGATGTTCGATCCGTTCAATCCTGATTGTCCGCCGATGCCACTGGACGATCCGGCCTCGAATCAGTACATGCACGTGGTCGATCACAAAGATGCCTACTGGGGCTGGGAAAAAGATGGCGTGACTGACGAAGTCGCCAACCCCAACTGGATGGCTTATTTGCCGCTCAGTGAAGAAGGAGACTTGGTCTTGAATGTCGATCGCGCTGTCGAGATCGCCAGGGTCAATTCGCCTACCTATCAACGGGAATTGGAAGATCTGTACCTTTCCGCATTGGATGTGAGCTTCGAGCGTTTCCGGTTTGATGCTCAGTTCTTCGGTGGTTATGAAGTCTTCTATACGGCCGACGGTCCTGTCCGCGGCGGCGGTGACTCGTCAAGTCTTCTGGAAGCCAATACACGCAGCATTCAGATGGAAAAACTGTTTGCGACGGGTGGCCAATTGGTCGTTGGTTTTGCGAACAGCATGATGTGGGAGTTCTCAGGGCCGAATACCGATTCGGTGAATAGCCTGATCGACTTTTCGCTTGTTCAACCACTTTTGCGTGGGGGCGGACGCAAGGTGGTTCTCGAAAATCTAACCCAACAGGAACGTGATCTCTTGGCTTCGGTGCGTGACATGGAGCGATTCAATCAGGCGTTCTATCTCGATATCGTTGCCGGTCGTGGTTTAACATCCGGGCCTCCGTTTAGTGGTGGCGTTCCATCGACCGGACCGACTGGTTCGTTCGGAGCCGGCGGCTACTATGGATTGCTGCAGCGTCAACAAACGATTCGTAACCAGGAAAGCAACATCGCCTCGCTACGCAGCAGCCTGGCTCAGCTGGAAGCATTGTTTGAAGCGGGGCGAATCGACTCGTTCCAAGTCGAGCTGACACGTCAGTCGCTGTTCCAAACGCAAAGTTCGTTGCTCTCGAACAAAACAACGCTGGCGAACTCGCTCGATCAATTCAAAATCGACATGGGGCTTCCGCCGGAGTTAAACATTCAGCTGGAACGTGATCCATTCTTTGACCAGTTCAACTTGATCGATCCGGCGTTTACCCCGGTAACTAATAAGCTGAACGATATTCAAATCACCGTAGGTAACTCGATTATCGAAGTCTTGCCTGACCCTGAGCAGCTCGATCCGAATCAGCCTGAGCCGGTTTTGGTTTGGGACGAACAAGTCGAAGCTCGTTTGAAGGCTGTGCAAACGCTTACTCAGCAGTTGAAGGTCATCCTGCAATTGGTTGAGGAAGACTTCTTTCCCTTGGTCGAGCAAGATGTTGATCGATTGGAGGCTGCGTTGCCGAGTCGAATCGAGGACCTGGGAGAGATTACCGACAAGTTGGCCGGCTATAGCGAAAACGTTCAGGACGAAACCGTCTCAGGCGGCGTGTTGAGTACCAAGCGTTTGGAGGAATTGCCGCCCCAGTTGCGCGACGTTTTGTCCGACTTGAAGGTTCGGTTTGCTCAGCACAACACGATTCTCGATCAAATCAATCAAAACGTCGGACAGCTGATTCAAAATGGCCCTTCGCTTCCGTCGAAACAGTTATATGAAGAAGCACGTCTTGCGGTATTCGATCCGGTGCCAGACGAAATCACAACACTCATTTCCGATGTGCTTGGATTGTCGCTCGTTCAGGCCCGAGCTCGAGCCGAAACGGTTACGTTGGTCCCTGTTGATATCTCCTCGGAAACGGCCTTGGATGTTGCCCGGGTTTACCGGCTTGATTGGATGAATGCTCAAGCCGCGTATGTCGATTCCTGGCGAAATATTCAGGTCGTCGCTAACGACTTGATGAGTGATCTCGACATCGTCTTCACCGGCGAACTAGGCAACATCGGTGACAACCCTGTAAAGTTCAACAGCGACAATGGCCGCCTACGAGCAGGTCTCGAATGGGATGCTCCTCTGACGCGATTGGTTGAGCGGAATAACTATCGACGAGCTCAGATTCAATATCAGCGGACGCGTCGCGATTACTATCAATTCCGTGACTTTATCAGCCAGGGGCTTCGCGACACGATCCGAACGCTTGATCTGAACCGAATCAACTTCGAACTGCGTCGTGCTGCGGTGCAAGTGGCTATCGCTCAGGTCGAACGAACACAGCTTCGCCTGCAGGAACCAGCGAAGCCGAATCAAAACAATCAGCAGTTCGACTCGAGTACAGCTCGTGACTTGTTGAATGCGTTGGATAGTTTGCTTTCCGCCCAGAACGACTTCCTTTCGGTCGGCGTGAATTACGAAGTCTTACGACGTGGTCTCGACATCGATATGGGGACCGTTCAGCTGGATGAGCGGGGCATCTGGGTCGATCCAGGCCCGATCGAAGGTTCTTACTGGGAAGATAAGCTACAGGAAATGCAGCTTGATCATGAGATTCCCGAGCTGTCGGAAATGTCGGATCTCGACTCAGGCGTTCCGGAAGATATCAACACGCCCCAAGAGCTTGGGCCACTCGAAATGGAGGGAGCACCCCCAGTCGAGTTGCCACCTCCGGCGGAAGGGCTTCAACCAGCAGAAGCCCAACCTTTGATGCCAAATTTAGAGCCACCGAAGTAG